From the genome of Anoplopoma fimbria isolate UVic2021 breed Golden Eagle Sablefish chromosome 1, Afim_UVic_2022, whole genome shotgun sequence, one region includes:
- the msantd4 gene encoding myb/SANT-like DNA-binding domain-containing protein 4: MLLYLCTLTRSSADQGIKLDFLQVKHLKRKRKSNYSVRETQTLIREIHKRTDVLFSRQQNTAINELKRQAWEEVAQGVNSLGEGELRTAAEVKRRYLDWRSLVKRKQLRAELSLSSSSCSSVALKTEYDQSSPEHEAASLGSGCDQLLDLSSLSKDCHCDWPELASLGEPNGHAMMAPLGVKMEDDVSEYRLDGDGDMGDGELDEDDIPSLLSDIESRAEGHVGDVYSHNDLDMLSSSKAPTSTTNRGFPLAGGLMGTPVHVLGGLTNHENMGAGFLVAVEKQRFELEKQRLVVETERLAVEKERLVVEKERLRQMEVERERLQLERERLQVERERLRLLLLSQSEQVDSSFNLPPQQGPPSSSTSSLSSIHDGQRERDKESKCWMPMMDLESERLKLEKERLHLEKERLQFFKFEASRLQIERERLQVEKERMQLHKDHQAH; encoded by the exons ATGCTTCTCTACCTGTGTACGCTCACCCGCAGCAGTGCAGATCAGGGAATCAAG CTGGATTTCCTGCAGGTGAAGCatctgaagaggaagaggaagagcaacTACAGtgtgagagaaacacagacactcaTTAGGGAAATCCACAAGAGGACGGACGTGTTGTTCTCCAGACAGCAG AACACAGCCATTAATGAGTTGAAGAGACAGGCATGGGAGGAAGTGGCTCAAGGTGTTAATTCACTAGGGGAGGGAGAGCTACGCACTGCTGCTGAG GTGAAGCGTCGATACCTGGACTGGCGTTCACTGGTGAAGAGAAAACAACTTCGGgctgagctctctctctcctcctcctcctgctcgtCTGTGGCCCTGAAGACTGAGTATGATCAGTCCTCCCCTGAGCATGAGGCAGCTTCTTTGGGATCTGGGTGTGACCAGCTGCTTGACCTCTCCAGTCTCTCGAAGGATTGTCACTGTGATTGGCCGGAGCTGGCATCTCTCGGTGAACCAAATGGGCATGCCATGATGGCACCGCTGGGTGTGAAGATGGAGGACGATGTCAGTGAATATAGa CTGGATGGTGATGGTGATATGGGAGATGGAGAATTAGATGAAGATGAtattccctccctcctcagTGACATTGAGTCACGTGCTGAGGGGCATGTTGGTGATGTTTACTCCCACAACGACTTGGACATGCTCAGCTCCTCCAAGGCTCCGACCTCCACCACCAACAGAGGCTTTCCACTCGCTGGTGGTCTGATGGGGACACCAGTCCATGTTTTGGGTGGACTAACCAATCATGAAAACATGGGGGCGGGTTTTCTGGTTGCCGTTGAGAAACAGCGTTTTGAGCTGGAAAAACAGCGCCTGGTAGTGGAAACTGAACGCCTGGCAGTGGAGAAAGAGCGGCTGGTGGTGGAGAAGGAGCGACTACGTcagatggaggtggagagggaaagactgcagctggagagagagaggttacaGGTGGAAAGGGAAAGGCTGAGGCTTCTGctcctcagccaatcagagcaggtCGACTCCTCCTTTAACTTGCCGCCACAACAAGGCCCGCCTTCATCCTCCACGTCTTCTTTATCTTCCATTCATgatggacagagggagagagataaagaaagtAAATGCTGGATGCCAATGATGGATCTGGAGTCAGAGAGGCTAAAACTAGAGAAGGAGAGACTGCACCTGGAGAAAGAGAGGCTGCAGTTTTTTAAATTTGAGGCAAGCAGACTGCAGATTGAGAGAGAACGCCTCCaagtggaaaaagagagaatgcaACTGCACAAAGATCACCAGGCTCACTGA
- the aasdhppt gene encoding L-aminoadipate-semialdehyde dehydrogenase-phosphopantetheinyl transferase — protein sequence MGSVRWAVRCGSWAPTRSDWLFAARCIQREEKDRIGQFVFAKDAKSAMTGRLLLRKFVNERMGIPWAEIRLERSPRGKPYLAAPLKVSPDSDPKPPAWSFNLSHQGDYAVLAAEQGMQVGVDIMKTTMPGSSSVPEFFRIMTRQFTVYEWSVIQSGGLEHQQLAAFYRHWALKESFIKAIGTGLGFNLQRVEFHLPSEPLTQKHVLRQTKMHLDEEEEDDWVFEESLLDADHHVAVALGPADNAASAPLCPTPPPPTSFTLLSFSDLIASASPLTEEDPAYWESFKMKAEAPQRQQETHTSK from the exons ATGGGCTCTGTTCGCTGGGCTGTTCGCTGCGGGTCGTGGGCACCGACCCGGTCTGACTGGCTGTTTGCTGCTCGTTGCATTCAGCGGGAGGAGAAGGACAGGATCGGACAGTTTGTGTTTGCAAAGGATGCCAAGTCAGCCATG ACTGGCAGGTTGTTGCTGAGGAAATTTGTGAATGAGAGGATGGGGATCCCCTGGGCAGAGATCAGACTGGAGCGATCCCCCAGAGGGAAACCTTATCTGGCAGCACCACTGAAG GTCAGTCCAGATTCAGATCCTAAACCCCCGGCCTGGAGTTTCAACTTGTCCCACCAGGGGGACTACGCTGTGCTCGCTGCAGAGCAGGGGATGCAGGTGGGGGTGGATATCATGAAGACCACCATGCCAG GTAGCAGCTCTGTGCCAGAGTTTTTCCGCATCATGACTCGTCAGTTTACAGTGTACGAGTGGAGCGTCATCCAATCAGGCGGCTTGGAGCACCAGCAGCTTGCCGCGTTCTACCGACACTgg GCCTTAAAGGAGAGCTTCATCAAAGCCATCGGCACGGGTCTGGGCTTCAACCTGCAGAGGGTGGAGTTTCACCTTCCCTCTGAACCGCTAACACAGAAACATGTACTGCGCCAGACCAAGATGCATCTagacgaggaagaagaagacgactGGGTATTTGAA GAGAGCTTGCTGGATGCTGATCATCATGTTGCTGTAGCTCTCGGACCAGCAGACAATGCAGCCTCTGCA CCTCTTTGTCCaacgcctcctcctcccacctcaTTTACGCTGCTGTCGTTCAGTGACCTCATCGCCTCGGCCTCACCTCTGACAGAGGAAGACCCAGCCTACTGGGAAAGCTTCAAAATGAAGGCAGAAGCTCCACAGAGacaacaagaaacacacacatccaaataA